catcttttggaaattgatcttcatgccttaattaaaaaaatgaggaaaaatccaacctttaaggacaccaattttggcctttggaattaaaatagccccacaccatcacatacccttcaccatacctacagattggcatggttttatttcagttagcctaatagctaacTGAAATAAGATCCATTTCAattcaaatcaaaccagctattaggctaattgaaataaaaccatgccaatctctagcaGAGGTGTATAGTCCAGGTGCCAGAAAGTAGAAATCCTGTCCAGCAGCTGTCCCAACCATCACTAAACCAGCTCCTCTACCAGGTAGATGAGCTCGTTAGTGAAAACACCTGTTCTAGATGTAGAGGCAGATCCAAAAACATGGCAGGATTTTTACTTTCAGGCACCTGGACTATACACCTCtgatctctaggtatggtgaagggtatgagggtgtggggctattttaatagtatcctggatccattaaataactggcctttcaaaataacaatctacctgcctctatgggaatttaacacaGTAGTGTCTaaacttatgccccctgtattttaaggaagaaaatTCAtgtatttacgatacattaatCATTCCCAACGAAAATGTGTGTCCTAAAGGTTGAATTtttcctcatttgtttattaaggcattaagatcaatttccaaaagattattttttttatttctctttttagtcaactttagcatgggtgtctaAACATATGCATACCACTGTATATCTCATAATAATATGGTTACCTGAAATAATTATGACCAAAACATTATCCATTACTGCCAAAATATAAGATTACCAAACAAAATGTCTTTCAGCTTACTAAATTAAGTACATCAATATGTTGTGTGACAGCAAAATTGGGTTTCCTTTACATAGCAAGAGAAACAGAGACCAACATCAATGAGGTATCctgaaaaaacacaacataatgctcagtggatttttgttttacctGCCAACTGTACAGGATAGATTAACATGTGGTACAGCTGCAACAAagatacatttaaattattagACCATAATGAATTTTATCATTGCAGGTTTCAATAATTTTGTCTTTAAAATCAAACTGTTATTAATCCACGTTTCACTCACTCATTTTGGTTATTAGGTACAgaccttttttgtctttttctttatctGTAAAACTCAGCTGCCATCTTTATGGACTGTTAGAGGACATGACACAGTATACAGGATTATGATAACTATAATACGTTCTCATCACACCAGAGTGGAGACAATGCTGCGGTTTAGAGATGAAAATGAGGTCCAGAAGTGTGTTCTTATCTGTGGTGGCAGCAGTGATGAGTTGAACATAGCCCCGGGACTGAAACAACTCAAGGATTGGCTTACTTGCGTTGGATAAGTGATTCTCGTTGAAATCCCGCAGACAATGATAGGGTGGCAATCCATGATCTCCAATGAGTCCAGCAGGCTTCCCAGGTTTGACAGAAACGATGTCACACTGTAGTCCGGAGGTCTGTACACAGCTACAATCAAAGCACTCACTGGGGCTTCAACCTTCAGAGCCAAAAACTCAAGGTCAGTGACATTATGTACGTACTGTTTTTCACGTACTTGAATGTGCTCTTTCACATAAACGGCAACGCCACCACCACATTTGTTGGCCATCTGTGGAACATTTGTGTAGGACAGGTGTCTGTTGCGTTTGAACATAGTGTAGCCCTCTAAATGGAGACTGTCTGCAACAAAGGAGCCTTGTAGGTGAGTTTCTGTGAGACACAAAACATCTGCTAGACACAGTTCATGGTGGCTCTTGATGTCATTCACGTGGCATGGCAAACCTTCTGTGTTATGGTGAACAATGGTCAGAGTGTCATGTCCATTCACAGTCTGCCATATTTTGAGAAGGGGCATCATGTCATCCAAATTGACTTGTCTCATGGTCCGTAGGGCTGCAGTGATTTGTGAGTTGGCATATATTTTACTCTCGTCCATATCCACAATGTGCAGTCCGCTGAGAGAGGTCACTCTGCTGACAGCTACGTAAGCCATGCTGGgttcaaaaatgtgtttcagtGACACTACAGCTGATGTCCTTGTCATACCTTGAACCTTATGAATCGTACAAGCAAAGGCCAGTTTGATAGGAAACTGTCTGCGAACCACTCCTTTCTGTTTCATATTTTCCTCCGCTCTGTCGATGTACACTAGATTGTCTGGTCCTCCTGGTGCTCTGTTACGATAATTCCTTCCAGCTGTTTCATCATCCATCTTGAGCCCGAGCATAGTGACATGTGCGACACCATTTTGTTCAGAGGATATTACCCTGACCAGCGTAGAGAAAGATCCATTCACCAATCCTTGAGACACGTCTATGTTTCTGGTGAGCATGACTCTGACACCTTCAGCTACGTTTAGCGTATCTGGTAACTCATTTCTGTTTCCTTTAAATGGTTTGTCTTGTCGTGCCATTCTGCCCGTCTGTGGATCCTTTTTATAGTCATCCGCATCAATCTTGGTGATGTGAGAATGGAGCAGAGCTAACATTGCAGAGTTGTGTGAATTGACTTGTTTATTAGTTGCAAAAATGTGTAGCACATCAGTTGGACACAGTTCTGGTTCGGTGACTGCCTGTGACAACAAAGCTCTGTCTGGCTCGGACAACtcctctgacttttctttcACACGGATCCTGTTCAACATCAAGTGATCATCTGAAAGTGTCCCCGCCATAGGTCAATCTCACATGGGTCATACACACAGAGGGGCTTGGACTGTCGCACTGGTGGAAGCTGAAAGAAATCTCCGACAGCTATTACCGACATTCCTCCGAATGGTCTCTGACTGCCTTTTATCTGTTTGAGTCTCGCATCAACGTAGGCAAAAAAGGGCTTTGAAACCATGGACACTTCATCAATGATGATGATCTCAGCATTTAAAAGTTCAGATCTGACTTCATCCAAATTGTTACCAAGGCCTTGAAATGGAGGTTTTAGGCTTCTGGGCAGTTTGAGTAAGGAGTGCAGTGTAGTGCCTGATATGTTGAAGGCTGCGGTTCCAGTAAATGCGGtcaacaggacagttgggtttgaTATGTCGGCCTCCTCAGCGCGTCTCGGCAGTTTGCACAGTATCTTAGATGCCTCAGAGTAGATGCATTTGATTAAATGTGACTTTCCTGTTCCAGCGCCACCATTGATGTAAAAGAAGAATTGGTCTGGATTTAGGCCACAGATTCGCTTTATGCACCACTCTCTAACTGCATAGAACACACAGGCTTGTTTCTTGTTCAGATTCTGATACATTTGGCGTAACAGTATGGGATCAAATGCAGGTGGCTCTCTGATGGCTCTGACTTCTGTTACAGCATTAGCCTGATTACTGTATTCTGGGACATTATCTTGTTCATTTTTTACAATCTGTCTCTCTTGCCTCCAGCTCTTCAATACACTCCAACCTCACAACTTCCGATTCTGGCGCCAGATTACACCATTCATCAATCACACCTCTGTTCTGCTCAAACTCCTCAACAGCATTCTCAATCTCGTCACTGTTTTTCTCATATTTATCTTGGTTTCGTTTCACAATGTGTTGGACACTCTCCAGATGATCACAACCTGGTAGTTGCACACATCCATTGCTGTAAAATGACTCATATGTGGGGTAATACGATCTTTTCAGTTCCTGCTCTGATCGGTAGGGAACGTACAGTTTCAGTAACGTGCCGTAAAACTTCTCAGGATATTTTTCCTTGGATGGGCGGTAAAACCTGATGATAGCAGGCTTATCGTCTTTCCGTCTTTGCACAAATCCCATCTCATTCAGGAGGGGCAACACATTTTTACCTTTCGTCTGTTTGCCATAGACAATTCTGCAAGTAGCTGCAAAATCAGCCAAACACATCTCCTCAAACTCCGGTGTTTCAGGTCTGGCTTTGTACTTGTCAGTCAAAGACGTCATCCACACATCTGAACATTTAGGTGTTGTGTTTTCCAGGGACGAGAGGGGGCGACTCATTTTCACTGCGTTGTCATCTGTCGGTATGAATACGACACCACGTGAACACTTCTTCATGTTAATTCCACATGCACGAGTCACACATTCCTGTGCGCTGACCTCTCTTTTTTTGGAATACGCCTGCATTATTTCCCTCATTTCATCACATTCATTGATGTGCTCTCTGTTGGAGTTTTCAATGACTGTTTTGAGGTACTCAGAAAGTCcagattctttttttgtaatgtagCTGGTGAGATAAATGATGCACGAATATGCGTTGAGTATATAACTGACATCAATATTGGCATTCCAGGCTTCAAGTAGATGTGCATTATATCCATTTACCCAGCAGTCCTTGGGGTCACGCTTCAGAATGACTGCACTGGATTTATTCACCATGTTAAGGCATTGTTCATACTCACTGTATGTCAGATTGCATTGAGCTAGGAGCTGCTGCAAACTCAGAGATGCTGTGTCTGGTTCATTCAATAACAAGTTAAGTGGTTAAgtttttgctttgctttttcCACTTCCACTGGATCAGTGCACTCACCAGGTCTCGTTATCATTGTGTTTCTGACGGGTGGTTTAGGAATTCCAAATCTGCAACCCGAGCTGCGACTTTTGAAACATGTCCTTGAGTGATTTTTGCTGTGTGTCTGCACTTCGGTAACTTTCTTGTAGAGATCAGGTTGTGAATGCGGGTCGGGCAGCTGAGCTGTGATGTATTTGGACACAAAATCTAACACAGTCTGATCGTCGTCTTCTTCAAGAACAGGAGCACCATCAACCCATATGAGACAGTGGATGTGTGGACTTCCTCGATGCTGAAACTCAACTCGGTAAAAAAAGTCAACAACTCTGCCCAGGGGCTCTGCAGGAGATAAGATCAAATCCCTGAATAATGCCTCAACACGCTTATCAAACATGCGCATTGCTGTCACAGGATTGCTTCGCAGTATGTCACACTTAGCTGACCAGTCAAGCCCTTCAAAATCGACATCTTCAccttgctgcctttttattgccTCGATAACCTCAGGCCATCGCATTTCAGCTGCAGCAAATGTACAGAAGAATGTAGGAGTTCCCAACTGTCTGATCATGGCAAAAAGATCTCTTGTAGTTTTCTCCCAAAAAGCTGGCGTACCGCGTAACGTTTTCATAAACCTCACGGCATCCTTGTTTCGCACCAGTCTCTCCACCTCACGTTCCCGAGGTAATATTTCTTCCATCCAACGTAAAAGGTTTTCCTTTCCTTAGCTGTATTGTCATGCTCGATGTTGCCAAATGAATTTCTGTCACAAACTGTGCAAAGAACAAGTAGTTTGTGTCTCTGGCGAAACGATCATCAACACCAAAAAGccttattttgaaatatttactGGGTGTTACTTTAAGAGGTCTCTGTTCATCCAGTGTGTTCTGACCAGTAGGAAACTGTAAAGGGAAAGCCATGGCCTCCAGTTTAGGTGTTTTGAAAAAGCTGACAGGATTATTTCTTTCAGCAGGTGCAACAGAATAGATTCCTTCACTGAAACATAAAATCTCCTCTGCCACGTCACAAGGCTGAAGACATGACTCCAGAGCAAAACCACCATTTGGCATTTCGCCTTCTTCGTCATCTCTCTGCTCATTTGGTTGTTCACCATCACATGACACCATGTCTATATCCTGTTCATTTTCAGGCTCATGTTCTGCCTCACACAGAGTATTACTCTCACACCTGTCAATTTCCATTAAATCAGTTTCATCATAATCATCTTCCTTCATTGTAGTatccacatcatcatcatcatcatcatcctcatcatcatcaggaAGTGTTGGATCACATAACTCAGCCTCATCTCTGATCGTTATGTCCTCATACTGTGGATGGATCTCTTTGAGTTTATGCAGAGCTTGTATGAGCTTTGACCAACTAACTGTCTGAAAAAGTTGGTGTCCTTTATAACACAACCGTCTCTTCAGTTTCACTCTCATCACCTGAGACTCACTTCTCAGTCTGGGTAAAGCTTCAATCGTTTCCTGCACCTCAGACGggacacacacaacatttccTCGTATTAGTCTCTGACGACCTTTAGGAAGAGGAATTATTTTGGCAAAAGCTATACATCTGGATGCAAGATGCCTTTCCAATATGTTGAGATCCGACAGCTCAGGTGGAATGTCAGCAAGCATTAAGTTGTTGGCTACAGCGAGAGCTGGCATAGCTCCATCTTTAAGATAATCATGACAGGTGTAACAGATCCACTCACTTCTTCTCTCATCAGGCACCTTGCAGTGTTCACAGCCTTCATCGCAAACATGCACATACTTCCCTGTCAAGCAAGCTGCAACTATATGTGGATTTTTGACATAATTTGACCTTGTGCAGGGGCGGACTTGGTTTGGAAACGAGGCTTTATGGCAGACAGTGCAAACATAAGTGGAAAGAGATATGGCCTCTTTGATTAAAGAGTTGTCATTTTCTCTGTCACTCTCACATGTTTGTCGATTTATCATTctgtatttcctttttattttatttgcacatCTCATTTTAATCATACTTCTAAAGAGAAGGTTGTTCTTAAATCGGTCTCGCATTCTTTGTCTCATTAGTTGTCTGTGTCTATCTCTGAAAGCTTGGTCATTTGCATAACGCTGATTTATATAAAATCGCATATAAGATTGCTGCCTCACTCTGAAGTCAACAAAGTTTCTGTAAAACGTTgtcattctttctctttttcttattcgAAACTCAGGCTTTTCTCTGTATGCGCTGTTCattctttctctttgtttcattcGAAACTCAGGCTTTTCTCTGTATGAGCTGttcattctttctctttttcttattcgACACTCAGGCTTTTCTCTGTATGACCTGAGTAGTAATAACCACCCCACCTTTGCGCGTGCACGTGTCGTGCCTGCGCTTTGgaatcaaggattttttttttttttttttttttttttttttttttttccaaggtaCGGGGGGCAGATTAGGCGTATAGTCGAAACTGCGTACGCATCTCACGAACGTGATGACGTCATCATCACGGTCGAAGTTGTGTGCACCGctcaataatttttttattttttttaattaacaattaaaaagaaaatgcagaaataaataaatcaatagtCCCCGGTTTGTTGGGCCCACTGAATGGACGGGAGATCCGTGCGAAACATAGCCGTATCTGTACGGAGTGATCTGCCACAGCTTGTTGAAGTTTTAAAATCATGTATTCCTGTAAGGGAGTTTGGTGGTGGAGTCTTTGTGCTTGCCGCCGGAGTGCGTGATGACGTCGTTGTTGCGGGGCGCATCTACGTAGGGGGTCGTATGAAGGTAATATATTTAGATAATATATTCCCTGACGTTTTTAGCTAGCATTTGTTAGCTAGCTTGTCCGATCGTTTTTCCTTCGTCCTTCTCAACCAGACCAACggtgtatttttcttttctaacTCGTTTGGTGGAGAAAAGCAAGAGGAAGACATCTTACAGTCATGTCTACAAAGGgtgagtacattttaaaaaagcagcGTTATGTTTAACACTATTCTAAGATATGCCATTTCATATAATACAATTTCatgagttttaaaaaaaaaaacgtattgttCAATGTATGTTTATCTAGCTAGTCTGCATCAATAGGGCCTTCTACGAAGATTAGGAGTAATGCTTCTTGGAgctctgatgatgatgattttcaacaaggtaaaaaataatatatatatatatatatatatatatatatatatatatatatatatatatatatatatatatgcatgcataTATTGACAAGCCACTATTGCATAATGTACTTTTATGTCATCCTATGATTTTACATGTACCCTTATTGTTCTCATTTTATGTAGGGAGACCAGTATTACAGAATATAAGTCAACTCTTAAATCAGTCCACCGGCGTAATAAGAAAAAGAAGTCGATCTGAACACTCTAAGAAAGCTGAAAGAGGGtaattgtcttaaaaaaaaaaaaaaaaaaaaaaaaaagaaaagtttaggtgttatttattttgtttgttttttatgcaATGTGTTATGCGTTGTCTTATTGTATAGGTCGTCTCTACCTCTACAAAAGctcttctacttctacttctactgggATAGCCGTGGTCCCTGCGTATACTATAGAGGTACCACGTTCTGTATTTAGCAGTATATACTCCGCTAACACGATAGAAATCtttatgtatacatacatatattaatCGTGGTACCCATGTGCTTTCAGACGCTAAACGCTGTTGCAGATTTGCAGAGAGTGCATCCGGGGTCAGAGGAGTTGTTCACCCCCTCATTGGATGCATCGTATTTCCCAGAGAGACAGCGTGATGTGCATCAACAAGTTTTACAATGGGGGGATGTGGCAGAGCTCCAGGACACAGCTGTGTCGGTGATGCCCAGGGTCGTAATTGCCCCAATCCAGGAGCTACCTCAAAGCGGAGCTGAAGAGGTGAGTACCTGTTATCGTGTTTTATGGGGGTGTAGCACAGCTTTTATGATCGGGGGTCTGCAGCGATGGTCAAGCATTTGAAGGGAGGGGTACTGGGATACTGTGTTTatggtggggtgtgtgtgtgtgtgtgtgtgtgtgtgtgtgtgtgaccaacTGTGTTTTATTACCGTCTCATAGGCGCCCTTTGAAGGAGAAAACAAAGAATCATCAGAGACAGACCGCACCTCGATTTCACCTGAGCAGGAAGCCTGTCAGTGTCGTGGGAACGGGGGTGATGTAgaatgtgattgtgtgtgttatatTCCAAACACCCCCATCAGTCAGAGCCCCAAAGCTAAAGTAATCCCGCAGGCTCATGCAACATCAGACGTCTCTGTAAATACAGAAGATATTGATGAGGCATTTCAATGTGGTCAAGCATTGGATTGTTCTAGTATCAACAGCAGTCTTGAAGCAGTTGATCACATAAACCGTCCTGAACAGATAACAGTAGTTGAGGATGAGGCACTCTTCGAATTCTGTGCCGATACTTCACGCCGACACACAGTGTCAAATGCGATACATCGCCAGCTAGAATCCAAAGTTGataatttacaaaaacacatcaatagtCTGGTGAATGCAGTGGGTGCATTGCAGATCACCAATACAAGTCTGTTTGATCTAGTTACGTCCTTGGTTGCAGCGTTAGACAGTCGCAGCAGAGACCTCGAGACGACAGAGGCGCGGCATCTACAGCGAGCAGTAGCTCTCGCCAGACTACTAACACCGTTGATAGCCTTATTTACAGAAGACCGTAGCAAAAAATGATGTGAAGCAGTCATAAGggtctgtaaaaaataaaaaaaaaataaataaaaatttccATAACAGAAATGGAAATCCCCGccaaaaaacgtaaaaaatcGGATCAAAGACGTGTACACAACAACGAAACCAATGTAGATGCTTTGTGTGCAGATGACTATAGCCGTGCTGAGTGTAATCACGATGCTTATATTCAGTTGTGCGAAAAACTGGGAAACAAATTCCAAGATGTACTGAACAATAGACGCGCGGCTGCCAACGGTGCTACATTTCCCCAAGAAACAGTCAGCCTTGTCACCAATCAGCCATCAAATCACACCCCACCGTTAGCATGTCCAGACAGGCCTGTGGACTGTGTCGGAACCACCCGGCCAACAAATCCTGATAACACTAGTCAAACATGTTTTGCGAGTGTCCAATCGTCAAGATGTATACGTTCGGATGATTATACAAATCCACAGCCATCCACCAGTACATACATGGGGCCACCTAGAAATCCGCAGGCCGCAATGCAATGTGGTGAGGGACGTTCGTCTAGGGTATCATCCGAAATATCATGCAGAGAGATTCCTCATTTTAATGCAACAGAGTTCCGCCAAGATGTTGACCTGCGAAACATAAATTTGAGCGATATCGGTAGCGTACCAGACCAAGTACACAGAACTCTAACAGGGTTAATCGACAGGGCCTTAGACACTGCAACACAGGATAGCGTTTTAAATGTAGAGCTACGGGGTCCTGCTTTAGTGGCGCCTATCCAAACAGTTCTGAGCTCAAACGATAAATATAATACAGATGAATTTCTGGAGCAAATTGCAGACGCTATGCAAAGTAACGACACCTCATTGACCGATGAGTCGCTAGAATTCGTTGTGACACTAGCACGCAATATGTCTGGTGGGTCTCGACTAGATCTGGGGGGCGTATGCTACGATGAAATCTTGACTGGTAAGTGTAATGCTCTATACAATCCGATGAATACCAATGACAACGAGAATCTTTGCTTCGCTCTCTGTCTGGCTCATTATGTAGATGCAAGAATGACTCAAAGCGAGAAGATAGATTATGCAAAGCAGCTATATAGGGATGTCGGGTTTGAATGTACGCACAAGGTGTCGTTCTCTGatgttgacagatttcagaGACATTTGGATATGAAAATCGTGATATTCCATCACGCGGCCGGGCGTAAAAAACCAGAGATTTTCAAAACACATGACAAACAGCATGTGAAAACTGCATGGCTGTATTTACACGGTAAACATTTCTACCTCATTGTGA
The Perca flavescens isolate YP-PL-M2 unplaced genomic scaffold, PFLA_1.0 EPR50_1.1_unplaced_scaf_35, whole genome shotgun sequence DNA segment above includes these coding regions:
- the LOC114551695 gene encoding uncharacterized protein LOC114551695, which gives rise to MPRVVIAPIQELPQSGAEEAPFEGENKESSETDRTSISPEQEACQCRGNGGDVECDCVCYIPNTPISQSPKAKVIPQAHATSDVSVNTEDIDEAFQCGQALDCSSINSSLEAVDHINRPEQITVVEDEALFEFCADTSRRHTVSNAIHRQLESKVDNLQKHINSLVNAVGALQITNTSLFDLVTSLVAALDSRSRDLETTEARHLQRAVALARLLTPLIALFTEDRSKK